Part of the Oscillospiraceae bacterium genome is shown below.
CATACCTCATTACATCTTTGTTTATTATATAACATATACTCCCAAATGTCAAGATGTATACTTACCAAAAAAGCATTGTATTTTTTTCAATTTCGGCAAATTGCTATTGACAAAAAGCTAATTGCGATGTATAATATAATGTAAAAATCATGTAAAGAGAAAGCGTAATATCATGCAAAATTTTTTATACTCTCTGGGCGGATCGCCTATACTTCTTCAGCTTTGCTTCATAACTCTGGGTGCTTTTCTGGTGACACGCATCACCAAGCTGATGAAACTGCCCAATGTTACGGGCTACATACTTTGCGGAATACTTATAGGACCGTATGTTTTAAGAATAATACCCGCCGAAACCGTTACGGCAATGGATTTTGTAACAGACATTGCACTGGCGCTGATATCCTTCGGTGTGGGAAAATACATGAAGCTTAAAAACTTCAGAAACAACGTGGGACGTGTAATCGTAATAACGCTTTTCGAGACACTTACTGCCATGGCGGTAATTACGATGATAATGCACCTTGTGTTCAGGCTCGCTCTGCCCTTTTCACTTCTTATAGGAGCAATCGGCGCTTCCACCGCACCTGCTTCCACCATAATGAACATCAGAACTCTCAAGGCAAAAGGGGAATTTGTTGAAACAACGGTGCAGGTAATAGCTATCGACAATCTTATTTCCATCATAGCCTTCAGCATTGCCGCCGCTATTGTCCAGACCTCCGCTTCCAGCGGCAGTATCGACCCCGATGTGGTTGTAGTGCCCATTCTGATGAATATGATTGGCATTGTAGTGGGATTTTTGATGGGATTTATACTGAAATACCTGCTCAAAGTGGTGGGGACGGACGACAGCCGTCTTGTTCTGACAATCGCATCGGTGGTTGTCATTACCTATATATGCTCCATTATGGACATATCTCCCCTGCTTGCGTCCATGTCACTTGGTGCAACCTACATAAACATAACCGAGGACAAAAAGCTTTACAAGCTGATAAATCAGTTTTCTCCACCTGTACTTATGATATTCTTTGTGGTATCGGGCATGCGGCTTGACGTAACCATGCTTAAAAGTGCGGGAATAATCGGTGTTGTATATTTCATTGTCAGAATCATTGTCAAGTATATTGCCGCTTTTATGGGCTCGGCAATCACACGGGCAGCGCGTCCAATAAGGCTTTACCTGGGACTTGCTCTTATCCCACAGGCAGGTGTATCTGTCGGTCTTTGTGCACTGGCACAGCGTATACTGCCTGCGGAATTGGGAAGTGTTTTATCGGCCGTAATACTCTCCTCAGCGGTGCTTTACGAAATAGTGGGACCTGTACTGTCGAAAAGCTCGCTGTATCTTTCGGGCTCGGTAAAAAACAAAAAGGATAAAAAATCAAAAAAGAAAAAGGAAGCTTTACCGACCGAGGAGGATTCGCTCCGTCCCGTTGAGCTTCCGACACCCAATGAAATAGCAAGCACTGTACAAGAAGAAACACCTGTAAGTTAAGAGAAGTGAATTGAACGCAAATGCGTTCAATTCACTTCTTTTTTCATCTGCGTGGGAGACACGCCGAAATATTTTTTGAAATCGCGATTAAAGTTGGAAATACTCGTATATCCGCTTCTGTCGGCTATCTGCGTCACGGTAAACAAGGTAGTACGTATAAGCCCTGCGGCACATTCCAGCCTGACCTTACGCAGGTAATCCTTATAACTCATGCCCATACATTCCGTAAACAGTGAGGAAAAGTAGTTTTTATTCAGAAAAACGGCATCCGCCACCTCACCCAATGTGGGACAGTCAATGAAATGTGAGTGTATGTATACTATCGCCTTCTGTATATGAGGCGGACGCTTTATATTGCCGTATCGGAAATCAAGCTGTGACACAAACAGAGTCATAATACAGCCGAAAAGCCCCGAAGCATATTCTATGTCCGTATCCTTATCGTCAAAGGTGCTTTTCATCAGCTCGTACAGTGACACTATACGCTGTATGTTTCTTTCGCTCACAACAGTTATATTATCATCATTTTCTATCAGGCGATTTATTACTTCCGCATCGGCAAAGCGGTCAAAAAAATGAATGGTGATTATTTCGGCAGGTTCATCATATATTGCGGAATGTACATCGCCCGGAGTAAGAAAATAACAGCTTCCGCTTTTCAATTCGTATTCCCGTCCGTTCAGAACAGTTGTGCCGTGCCCCGAAACAATCATTTCAAATTCATAAAAGTCATGCCAATGAGACCTTAACGTTTCACTTCGTACACGCTTACGCAAATAAAAAATACTGTCATTATCAAAAGTTCTTTCCACAAGAAAGGGCCGGTTCATAATTATCTCCTTCGCCTTGTACTTGAAACATTGTACAACATTATAATATATTTGTCAATAGCTGAATTTCTGCATAGTTTATGTTAAGAAATATATAGTACCGTTCTCGCCAATCTGCTATAATCGGAGTAAAGGAGTGATACTATGTTATTGAATGAAAACTTTATGATAGGCTGTAACTACTGGGATTCCGCCCACGGCACGGACATGTGGCGTTACTTTGATGCCCAAACCGTGGAAAACGATTTTAAGAATCTCAAGAAAACAGGCTCGCGTTTTTTAAGAATATTCCCTAACTGGCGGGATTTTCAACCGCTCCACACTCAGCGTCAGGGTGGCGGCGGATTTAACGGATATGCATTTGAGGATGATACAATTCCCGACAACCCTTATGGTCTGGACGAAAAAATGCTTCAGAATTTCCGCACCGTATGTGACCTGGCTCTCAAATATGACTACAAACTGGTGGTTGCGGTAATCACAGGCTGGATGAGCGGACGTTTGTTTGCGCCTCCTGCAATGGAAAATCTGAATCTTATAACCCATCCCACTGCGCTCAGAATGCAGGAAAGATTTATAACAGGCTTTGTGAATTACATCAAGGATCACCCCGCAATATGCGCATGGGATCTGGGAAATGAGTGCAACAATCTCTCTCCCGCCACCACCAAAGATGAAACCTTTGTATGGACAGCAATGGTTGCAAATACCATAAGAAAGTGCGATAACACCCGTCCTGTAATGTCCGGAATGCACGGGCTCAGCCCCAACCCCAACGCCCCATGGAATATTTATGACCAGGGCGCGCTGACCGATATTCTCTGTCCTCATCCCTACCCCGGCTCGCCCACCATTGGCGCGGTTTACGAGCCCTGCAACAAGCTGAGAACAACTATGCTCCCCACTATTTACAACGAATACTATGAGGGCATAAGCGGCAAGCCCGCCATGATGCAGGAAACAGGCGGTCTTTCAAGCATGTATCACAGCTTTGAAGTACAGGGACAGCACACACGCGCCTCTATGTACTCCGCACTTGCAAACGGCTCCAAGGGCTATCTCTGGTGGTGTGCCGAGGACCATCTGCATCTTGACCAGCCGCCCTATTCCTGGATAATGATGGAGCGCTCGTTGGGCATAATGGATCATGACCAGAATGTTCGCGACACGGGTATCGCCATGAACGAAACAGCCTCTGTGCTGGAAAGCCTGCCCTTTGACACACTTGCGCCAAAAACCGTAAATACCGTTGTTTTTGCCACATCAAACTGGCACGGCAAGGAATGGAGCCAGGTCACATCAGGCTACATACTTGCCAAGCAGGCAGGTCTCAGCCCGGTTATAAGAAGCTGGTACAACGATGTACCAAAGGCACAGGTTTACATTCTTCCCTCTATTTACGGCTGGGGCCCTATTCGCAAAAAGCAGATGGATGATATACTCTCCAACGTTTACGAGGGTGCAACACTGTACGTCAGTGCGGCTGACGGAGTAATTGCCGACCATGAAAGGCTTCTGGGCTTAAGAGCCCACGGAATTGAAGCGGACGGCGCATTACATACCGCCACTGTCACTGCCGACGGTGAAAGTCTTACAATCCCTTTCAGATATGCAAGAAAGAACAACTATAAATCCATTGATGCAGAGGTTATTGGCACCGACGAACGCGGAGACATAGTATTCACCAGGAAGGCATACGGCAAAGGGTTTATATACTTCCTGACCTTCCCGATGGAGGATGCGGTATACAACATGTCGGGCGCATTTTCGTATGAATGTAAAACAAAATATTACAAAATCTACCGTGAAATCGGTGCACGCGCTCTCAAAGATGAGCCTTTCATCAGCAACAACTCGCAGATTTGTGTAACACTCCATCCTGACGGAGAAAACGGATATATTGCAATTGCAATCAACTATTCAGACATTCCGCAGAATACCGACTTTACTCTCAAGGACGGCTTCAGACTTGAAGTAATTCATTCAAGCGACAAAGTGATCCCCGCCTGCGATGCCGCTTTCTATCGTATTAAACCCATATAATCCGTTAAAATGAAATAAGCTGTAAGTTTTACCTTACAGCTTATTTTTTATCAACTATGTAATTAAGCGTGCTGTTCGATATAGTCAGCAACATCGCCGACAGTTCTCAAGCCCTGAACATCCTCGTCGGGAATAACCAGGCCGAAATCGGTTTCGATGGTCTGAAGCATTTCAACTATATCAAGTGAATCGGCACCAAGGTCGTCCATAATATCGGTGTTTTCGTTGATTTCGCTCAGTTCTACACGCAGCTGCTTTGCGAGAAGCTCTTTAATCTTTTCTTTCATAAATAAATCCCTTTCTGAACACATCGTGTCCGCTGATAATTATATAACAAAGTGTTAATATTTTCAATAGTTTTTAAAAAAAAGTTTAAAATTATACATTTCTTACACACTAAACAGCAATTCGCCGTAAGTAGGGAAAGGCCAGTATTCTTTTGCAACTATGGTTTCCAATTCGTCCGCGACGGCACGAAGCTGTTGCATTGCCACCAAAACCACATCACGGAAATACTCGGCTCTGCAAAGAAGATTTTCGCAGTTATGTGTTTCAATCGATGCGGCTTCAAGCTCCTGAATTTTTGCATACAGCTCAGCGGTAAGCGCATCGGTCTTTTTGCAAAGCACCATTTCCGCACTTCCGGAAGCATCTATGCCGACGTTTTTCTTTGAAATAACACTGTCGCACAGCATTTTTGAATATTCACAGGCGGCGGGGAGAATTTCCTTTTTCGCCATTTCAAGCATGGTAAGTGCTTCAATGTTAAGAACCTTACAGTAGTTCTCCAGCATTATTTCATATCTGGAGCGAATTTCCTTTTCATTGAAGATGCCCATTTTTGTGAACAGCTTTATATTCTTTTCGTCCACAAAGTGAGGAAGCGCTTCAACAGTTGTTTTGAGGTTGAGCAGTCCGCGCTTTTCGGCTTCCTTAACCCAATCCTCGGAATAGTTATTACCGTTAAATATAATTCTCTTGTGCTTCTTGAC
Proteins encoded:
- a CDS encoding cation:proton antiporter; translation: MQNFLYSLGGSPILLQLCFITLGAFLVTRITKLMKLPNVTGYILCGILIGPYVLRIIPAETVTAMDFVTDIALALISFGVGKYMKLKNFRNNVGRVIVITLFETLTAMAVITMIMHLVFRLALPFSLLIGAIGASTAPASTIMNIRTLKAKGEFVETTVQVIAIDNLISIIAFSIAAAIVQTSASSGSIDPDVVVVPILMNMIGIVVGFLMGFILKYLLKVVGTDDSRLVLTIASVVVITYICSIMDISPLLASMSLGATYINITEDKKLYKLINQFSPPVLMIFFVVSGMRLDVTMLKSAGIIGVVYFIVRIIVKYIAAFMGSAITRAARPIRLYLGLALIPQAGVSVGLCALAQRILPAELGSVLSAVILSSAVLYEIVGPVLSKSSLYLSGSVKNKKDKKSKKKKEALPTEEDSLRPVELPTPNEIASTVQEETPVS
- the acpP gene encoding acyl carrier protein, which encodes MKEKIKELLAKQLRVELSEINENTDIMDDLGADSLDIVEMLQTIETDFGLVIPDEDVQGLRTVGDVADYIEQHA
- a CDS encoding AraC family transcriptional regulator; translation: MNRPFLVERTFDNDSIFYLRKRVRSETLRSHWHDFYEFEMIVSGHGTTVLNGREYELKSGSCYFLTPGDVHSAIYDEPAEIITIHFFDRFADAEVINRLIENDDNITVVSERNIQRIVSLYELMKSTFDDKDTDIEYASGLFGCIMTLFVSQLDFRYGNIKRPPHIQKAIVYIHSHFIDCPTLGEVADAVFLNKNYFSSLFTECMGMSYKDYLRKVRLECAAGLIRTTLFTVTQIADRSGYTSISNFNRDFKKYFGVSPTQMKKEVN